Proteins encoded by one window of Planifilum fulgidum:
- a CDS encoding methylglyoxal synthase: MNIALIAHDRKKDEMVRFAIAYKHLLKNHRLYATGTTGKRIAEATGLPVHRFLSGPLGGDQQIGAKVAENEMDCIIFLRDPLTAQPHEPDILALLRLADVHQIPLATNLATAEVLIRSIEQGDFGWREVVRSERRREE, translated from the coding sequence ATGAACATCGCTCTGATCGCCCACGATCGGAAAAAGGATGAAATGGTTCGCTTCGCCATCGCCTACAAACACCTGCTGAAAAATCACCGCCTCTATGCCACGGGAACCACGGGAAAGCGGATCGCCGAAGCGACCGGGCTGCCGGTGCACCGTTTTTTGTCGGGCCCGCTGGGGGGCGATCAGCAGATCGGGGCCAAGGTGGCGGAAAATGAAATGGACTGCATTATTTTTTTGCGGGATCCTTTAACCGCCCAGCCCCATGAACCGGACATCCTCGCCCTTTTGCGCCTGGCCGACGTGCACCAGATTCCCCTGGCCACCAATCTCGCCACGGCGGAAGTGCTGATCCGCTCAATCGAACAGGGGGATTTCGGCTGGAGGGAAGTCGTCCGAAGCGAAAGGAGGCGAGAGGAGTGA